In bacterium, one genomic interval encodes:
- the cmk gene encoding (d)CMP kinase codes for MKKRAVITIDGPAGAGKTSIAKIVSRKLGYNYIDTGAMYRAISWKAFREKIDLKAKEKLIKMVRNTKIELKNRAGTVRVYLDGKDITNKIRNKRLAEGASILATVPEVREQLMKIQRRMGSSGGIVVEGRDIGTVVFPRADYKFYLDASIKERALRRYRELKVKGEEGQLAELEKAIRSRDKRDRTRGVAPLKIARDAVVIDSTDMSKKEVVEFILKRIQTG; via the coding sequence GTGAAGAAAAGAGCCGTTATTACTATCGATGGACCAGCAGGAGCAGGGAAAACCTCAATTGCCAAAATTGTCAGTAGAAAGTTGGGCTATAACTATATTGATACCGGGGCGATGTATAGAGCAATAAGCTGGAAGGCATTTAGAGAAAAGATAGATTTAAAGGCTAAAGAAAAGTTAATTAAGATGGTAAGAAATACCAAAATAGAATTAAAGAATAGAGCTGGAACGGTGAGAGTCTATTTAGACGGAAAAGATATCACCAATAAGATAAGGAATAAGAGGTTGGCCGAAGGAGCGAGCATTTTAGCTACAGTCCCCGAGGTGAGGGAACAGCTCATGAAAATTCAGAGGAGAATGGGTTCTTCAGGGGGAATTGTAGTGGAAGGCAGGGATATAGGCACTGTAGTCTTTCCCAGGGCAGATTATAAATTCTATCTGGATGCGTCCATTAAAGAGAGGGCTTTGAGGAGGTATAGAGAACTGAAAGTGAAAGGGGAGGAAGGGCAGCTGGCTGAACTGGAAAAGGCGATTCGCTCTCGAGACAAGCGGGACCGCACCAGAGGAGTAGCTCCCTTGAAGATAGCTCGTGATGCTGTAGTCATAGACTCTACAGATATGAGTAAGAAAGAGGTAGTGGAATTTATTCTGAAAAGAATCCAAACAGGGTAG